Proteins encoded in a region of the Triticum dicoccoides isolate Atlit2015 ecotype Zavitan chromosome 3A, WEW_v2.0, whole genome shotgun sequence genome:
- the LOC119270552 gene encoding THO complex subunit 2-like — translation MSPPLQAPDYKYVTEECLREWKGQSAASFRLPDPVPRARFLYELCWAMVRGDLPPQKCRAALDSVVFVEEARQEESASVLADIVAHLGQDITISGEYRSRLVKMTKSLVESSLIVPRLLQERCEEEFLWEVELSKSKGQDLKAKEVRVNTRLLYQQTKFNLVREESEGYAKLVTLLCQVGSDLACQNASSATISIVKSLIGHFDLDPNRVFDIVLECFELYPDNSIFYQLIPLFPKSHAAQILGFKFQYYQQLDVNSPVPSGLFRIAALLVKSGLIDLDNLYAHLLPNDDEAFEHFGSFVSRKIDEATKIGKINLAATGKDLMDEEKQEITIDLYTALEMENDIIDERAPEIEKNQKLGLLLGFLSVHDWDHAQLLFERLAQLNPVEHVEICDALFRIVEKTISSAYSTYCQTHHKITRNIDTHMMDASSVSSPSYLVDLPKEFFQMLAACGPYLHRDTQLFQKVCRVLKVYHASSKESARTAGVMSPESQVEEALGSCLLPSLQLIPANPAVDMEIWGVLSLLPYEVRYRLYGEWEKDTEQNPIVLAARQTAKLDTRRLLKRLAKENLKQLGRMVAKLAHANPMTVLRTIVQQVEAYRDMINPVVDAFKYLTQLEYDILQYIVIERLAQGGREKVKDDGLNLSDWLQCLASFWGHLCKKHLSMELKCLFQYIVNQLKKGLGTELVVLEELIQQMANVQYTENMTDEQVDAMAGSETLRLQSSLFGSTRNYKVLNKSTNKLRDSLLPKDEPKLAIPLLLLIAQHRSKIIINADATYIKMVSEQFDRCHGILLQYAEFLSSAVAPSTYVQLIPPLEDLVYKYHIEPDVAFLIYRPVMRLFKSANGGEACWPLDDNEEGESVSYDEMILHGDSSQKSIMWSDLLNTIRTILPAKAWNGLSPELYATFWGLTLYDLHFPKDRYDAEIKKLHENLKQLEDNSDNSSIAISRRKKDKERIQDLLDKLNNESDKHHQHVISVLQRLTREKDKWLSSSPDALKINMEFLQRCIYPRCVLSMQDAVYCATFVQMMHSLGTPFFNTVNHIDVFICKTLQPMICCCTEYEAGRLGRFLHETLKMAYHWKSDESVYERECGNKPGFAVYFRFPNSQRVSYPQFVKVHWKWSGRITKVLNQCMESKEYMEIRNALIVLTKITSIFPVMRKSGINIEKRVAKLKGDEREDLKVLATGVAAALAARKSSWVSEEEFGMGHLDLKQVPAKPIAGNQYADPSTAKDHSVRAKSVEGRHERSENAMKPDAHKKNASTTNGSDSQIPSSSAQGKGSGVARGVDEPPKLLSDDGVKVLKPTAEPETRAPQKRAVQNAAKVSKHDKEDAKPGRSTSRGLNQQASAIPVDREVLSQAADGVLDTNPTSPLVGTNGNVHPAPRKVSASSQRSTVLAAHSGGTANPTGEGESADLIDSTVKQQKRSVPVEEQERTGKRRKGEIEGRDGDLPEHHTEKEKKLDSRSVDKFRSVDHERGASEEQNLIRTEKLKEKFDDKYDRDHREKADRSERRRGEDVVERPTDRSLERRERSIEKMQDRVSEKGREDRNKEERNKIKHEPIDRAHTIKNEPIDRAYTIKNEPIDRAHTVKHEPIDRAHTSDERFRGQSLPPPPPLPTSFVPQSVAANRRDEDSDRRGGSTRHTQRSSPRRDEKERWHLEENAPLSQDDGKHRREEDLRDRKREDRDVSSSKVDDRDRDKGNTVKEDSDPNSASKRRKIKREQSALEAGEYAPSAPQPPSVGPGNSQFEIRERERKGAISQHRPSHADDLPRMHAKDSTSKTSRREADQTHDREWEEEKRPRTEAKRKHRK, via the exons ATGTCGCCCCCGCTCCAGGCGCCGGACTACAAGTACGTCACCGAGGAGTGCCTCCGCGAATGGAAGGGCCAGTCCGCCGCCTCCTTCCGCCTCCCCGATCCGGTCCCCAGGGCCCGCTTCCTCTACGAGCTCTGCTGGGCGATG GTGCGGGGGGACCTGCCGCCCCAGAAGTGCCGGGCGGCGCTCGATTCGGTGGTCTTTGTGGAGGAGGCGCGTCAGGAGGAGTCCGCCTCCGTGCTCGCCGACATCGTCGCACACCTAGGGCAGGAT ATTACCATTTCTGGTGAATATCGCAGCCGTCTTGTCAAAATG ACTAAGTCGCTCGTGGAGTCTTCATTGATTGTGCCTAGGCTTCTTCAAGAGCGATGTGAA GAAGAGTTCCTATGGGAGGTTGAACTGAGTAAGTCAAAAGGCCAGGATTTAAAAGCCAAGGAG GTCAGAGTCAACACACGACTTCTTTATCAGCAAACTAAATTCAACCTTGTAAGAGAGGAAAGTGAGGGCTACGCCAAGTTG GTAACCCTACTTTGTCAAGTAGGTTCAGATTTGGCTTGCCAAAATGCTTCTTCAGCAACTATCAGCATTGTAAAG TCATTAATTGGACATTTTGACCTGGACCCGAATCGTGTATTTGACATT GTGTTGGAATGTTTTGAACTCTATCCAGACAACAGTATCTTTTATCAGCTTATACCTCTTTTTCCAAAG TCCCATGCTGCTCAAATTTTGGGGTTTAAATTTCAATATTATCAACAATTGGATGTAAACAGCCCTGTTCCATCTGGCCTTTTCCGAATAGCAGCGCTGTTGGTCAAATCTGGCCTTATTGACCTTGATAATCT CTATGCTCATTTACTTCCGAATGATGATGAGGCGTTTGAGCATTTTGGCTCCTTTGTTTCAAGGAAAATTGATGAG gctactaaaataggcaaaataaATCTTGCTGCTACTGGAAAGGACCTTATGGATGAAGAGAAGCAAGAAATAACGATCGATTTATACACAGCACTGGAGATGGAAAATGATATAATTGATGAACGAGCCCCTGAGATAGAAAAGAACCAGAAGCTTGGACTTCTTCTTGGTTTCCTCTCAGTCCATGATTG GGACCATGCACAGCTACTATTTGAACGTCTTGCGCAGCTAAATCCTGTCGAGCACGTTGAAATTTGTGATGCTTTATTTAG AATTGTTGAGAAGACTATTTCGTCAGCCTACAGTACATATTGTCAAACACATCACAAAATCACCCGTAACATCGACACTCATATGATGGATGCATCATCTGTCTCTTCACCAAGTTATTTGGTTGATCTGCCGAAGGAGTTTTTCCAAATGCTTGCCGCATGTGGACCATACCTTCACCGTGACACACAATTATTCCAGAAG GTTTGCAGAGTGTTAAAGGTGTATCATGCCTCGTCAAAAGAATCAGCCCGTACAGCAGGTGTAATGTCTCCAGAATCTcaggttgaagaagcacttggGTCATGCTTGCTTCCTTCATTGCAGCTTATACCTGCCAATCCTGCTGTTGATATGGAGATATGGGGAGTTCTGTCCCTTCTTCCTTATGAG GTGCGCTATCGTTTGTATGGTGAGTGGGAGAAGGACACTGAACAAAACCCAATTGTCCTTGCTGCAAGGCAAACAGCAAAG CTGGACACCAGACGGCTCTTAAAACGGCTGGCCAAGGAAAATCTGAAGCAGCTTGGCCGCATGGTGGCTAAACTTGCCCATGCAAATCCAATGACTGTGCTTCGGACAATTGTCCAACAG GTTGAAGCATACAGGGACATGATAAATCCAGTTGTGGATGCATTTAAATACTTGACTCAG CTGGAATATGATATTTTGCAATATATTGTAATCGAACGGTTGGCTCAAGGTGGTCGTGAGAAAGTAAAGGATGACGGCCTTAACCTGTCAGACTGGCTTCAGTGTCTGGCATCATTCTGGGGACACCT CTGCAAGAAGCATCTTTCCATGGAGCTTAAATGCCTCTTCCAATACATAGTTAATCAACTGAAGAAAGGATTGGGTACTGAGCTTGTTGTACTTGAG GAACTCATTCAGCAAATGGCAAATGTACAGTACACTGAGAACATGACTGATGAACAGGTTGATGCTATGGCAGGAAGCGAAACATTGCGGCTTCAATCTTCGCTGTTTGGATCAACACGGAACTATAAG GTCCTGAATAAGTCTACTAACAAATTGCGGGATTCTTTGCTTCCAAAAGATGAACCTAAACTTGCAATTCCTCTACTACTGCTCATTGCCCAACACAGATCCAA GATTATAATAAATGCAGATGCCACATATATCAAAATGGTTAGCGAGCAGTTTGATAGATGCCATGGAATACTGCTTCAGTATGCCGAGTTTCTTTCTAGTGCTGTAGCTCCATCAACCTATGTTCAACTAATACCTCCGCTGGAAGATCTGGTTTATAAATATCATATCGAGCCAGAC GTTGCTTTTCTTATATACCGGCCTGTAATGAGGCTTTTCAAAAGCGCTAACGGTGGCGAGGCCTGTTGGCCTCTGGATGACAATGAAGAAGGGGAGTCTGTATCATATGATGAAATGATCTTGCATGGCGATTCATCTCAGAAGTCAATCAT GTGGTCAGATCTTCTCAACACAATCCGAACAATTTTGCCGGCAAAAGCCTGGAACGGTCTTTCACCTGAATTGTATGCTACTTTCTGGGGTTTAACACTGTATGATCTTCATTTTCCAAAAGATCGTTATGATGCGGAAATTAAGAAGCTGCATGAAAATCTCAAACAACTTGAAGATAACTCAGATAACTCTAGCATTGCAATATCACGGCGTAAGAAGGACAAGGAGAGAATCCAAGATTTGCTGGACAAATTGAACAATGAATCTGACAAGCATCACCAGCACGTTATATCAGTGCTCCAAAGACTAACCCGTGAAAAGGATAAATGGCTTAGTTCCAGTCCGGACGCACTGAAGATCAACATGGAATTTCTCCAGCGGTGCATATATCCACGCTGTGTTCTTAGCATGCAGGATGCTGTGTATTGTGCTACATTCGTTCAGATGATGCATTCACTTGGGACTCCATTTTTCAACACGGTGAATCATATAGATGTTTTCATCTGCAAGACACTACAGCCAATGATCTGTTGTTGTACCGAATATGAGGCTGGCAGGCTTGGAAGGTTTCTTCATGAGACCCTGAAGATGGCTTACCATTGGAAG AGTGACGAATCAGTATATGAGCGTGAATGTGGAAATAAGCCGGGATTCGCTGTATACTTCAGATTTCCAAATAGTCAACGCGTGTCTTATCCTCAGTTTGTTAAA GTTCATTGGAAATGGAGTGGAAGAATTACCAAGGTGCTTAATCAATGTATGGAATCAAAAGAATATATGGAAATCAGAAACGCCCTTATTGTGCTCACAAAGATAACTAGTATTTTTCCTGTCATGCGAAAAAGCGGTATCAACATCGAGAAAAGG GTTGCGAAGCTAAAGGGGGATGAAAGGGAAGATCTGAAAGTACTGGCCACTGGTGTAGCTGCTGCTCTGGCAGCTCGCAAG AGTTCATGGGTATCTGAAGAAGAGTTTGGCATGGGTCACCTTGATCTGAAGCAAGTGCCTGCAAAACCTATTGCTG GAAATCAGTATGCAGATCCCTCGACAGCAAAAGATCATAGCGTTCGTGCAAAATCTGTAGAGGGTAGGCATGAAAGGTCAGAAAATGCAATGAAGCCTGATGCTCATAAGAAGAATGCCTCGACTACAAACGGATCTGATAGTCAAATACCATCTTCCTCTGCACAAGGAAAAGGTTCAGGGGTTGCACGTGGTGTAGATGAACCTCCAAAACTTTTGTCCGATGATGGAGTTAAAGTCTTGAAGCCTACTGCAGAACCTGAG ACTAGAGCGCCACAAAAGCGTGCTGTACAAAATGCTGCAAAGGTATCTAAGCACGATAAGGAAGATGCAAAACCTGGGAGATCTACTAGCAGGGGTCTTAATCAACAAGCCTCTGCTATTCCTGTTGACAGAGAAGTATTGTCTCAGGCAGCTGATGGTGTGCTGGATACTAATCCCACTAGTCCGTTGGTTGGCACAAATGGTAATGTACATCCGGCACCACGAAAGGTATCTGCATCCTCCCAAAGATCAACAGTATTGGCTGCACATAGCGGTGGAACAGCTAATCCCACCGGTGAAGGTGAATCTGCTGACTTGATTGATTCTACCGTGAAACAGCAAAAAAGATCTGTTCCTGTTGAAGAACAAGAGAGGACAGGTAAACGAAGGAAAGGAGAGATTGAAGGCAGGGATGGTGACTTGCCAGAGCACCAtacggaaaaagaaaaaaaattggactCGCGATCAGTAGATAAATTTCGTTCTGTGGATCATGAGAGAGGTGCTAGTGAGGAACAAAACCTAATTCGGACAGAGAAATTAAAAGAAAAGTTTGATGATAAATATGACAGAGATCATAGAGAAAAAGCAGATCGGTCTGAGAGGCGCCGTGGAGAAGATGTGGTTGAAAGACCAACAGACAGATCATTGGAAAGGAGAGAGCGTTCTATTGAAAAGATGCAAGACAGAGTTTCTGAAAAAGGAAGAGAAGACAGGAATAAGGAGGAGAGGAACAAAATTAAGCATGAACCCATAGATCGAGCACATACTATTAAGAATGAACCCATAGATCGAGCATATACTATTAAGAATGAACCCATAGACCGAGCACATACTGTTAAGCATGAACCCATAGACCGAGCACATACTTCTGATGAACGCTTCCGAGGGCAAAGcttgccaccacctccacctcttccAACTAGTTTTGTACCCCAATCAGTCGCTGCTAACCGAAGAGATGAAGACAGTGACCGAAGGGGCGGCAGCACCAGGCATACCCAACGGTCGTCTCCCAGGCGTGATGAGAAAGAAAGGTGGCACTTGGAGGAGAATGCTCCGCTCTCGCAGGATGATGGGAAGCACAGAAGAGAGGAAGATCTTCGGGATAGAAAGCGTGAAGATAGGGATGTTTCATCAAGCAAG